One segment of Streptomyces bathyalis DNA contains the following:
- a CDS encoding AbrB family transcriptional regulator: MTGAPGLVMLLALAGAGAGLGRMLRLPMWPVTGSILGAATAPLVGLGGAVPPGWWSVTGQLLVGSGVGAMVGRGFFASVRRVSGPGALVVLLIVVVGAGAGAALAASGALEPVPALLGSIPGGVGEMVAATAGLGGDSGLVAGMHLIRLVVVLSALPFLLRWARRRYGRSGV; the protein is encoded by the coding sequence ATGACGGGCGCACCGGGCCTGGTGATGCTGCTGGCGCTCGCCGGTGCCGGGGCCGGGCTCGGCCGGATGCTGCGCCTGCCGATGTGGCCGGTCACGGGCTCGATCCTGGGGGCGGCGACGGCTCCGCTGGTCGGGCTGGGCGGCGCCGTACCGCCCGGATGGTGGTCGGTGACCGGCCAGTTGCTGGTCGGCTCGGGTGTCGGGGCCATGGTGGGACGGGGCTTCTTCGCCTCCGTGCGGCGCGTCAGCGGGCCCGGGGCCCTGGTGGTGCTGCTGATCGTCGTCGTGGGAGCCGGTGCGGGGGCGGCACTCGCGGCGAGCGGCGCGCTCGAACCCGTGCCGGCGCTGCTGGGCTCGATTCCCGGCGGTGTCGGGGAGATGGTCGCCGCGACGGCGGGGCTGGGCGGCGACAGTGGACTGGTCGCCGGGATGCATCTGATCCGGCTGGTCGTCGTGCTCTCGGCGCTGCCGTTTCTGCTGCGGTGGGCCCGCCGCCGGTACGGCCGGAGCGGGGTATGA
- a CDS encoding AbrB family transcriptional regulator: MSEPSPSFSRAAVGLLAGAAGGLLLTWLRVPAGTLVGAVLGSAAAGGFVNARRHPVQRWVRTAGLVLIGCVSAARLDGESLAMMGRIALPVLAAVVLLLVLNAVLARWLILRHGLDPTTAVLACAPGGLSELAVLAVKERADVPTVTVIHLVRVLLVVLVALPALVLVLGRSA, translated from the coding sequence GTGAGCGAGCCGTCGCCCTCCTTCTCCCGCGCGGCCGTCGGGCTGCTGGCGGGGGCGGCCGGCGGACTGCTGCTCACATGGCTTCGCGTACCGGCCGGGACGCTGGTGGGTGCCGTGCTCGGGAGCGCGGCGGCCGGTGGCTTCGTGAACGCGCGGCGGCATCCGGTGCAGCGCTGGGTGCGGACGGCCGGTCTCGTGCTGATCGGCTGTGTCTCGGCGGCACGGCTCGACGGGGAGAGCCTGGCGATGATGGGGCGCATCGCGCTTCCCGTCCTGGCGGCCGTGGTGTTGCTGCTCGTCCTCAACGCCGTGCTGGCGCGCTGGCTGATCCTGCGTCACGGGCTCGATCCGACGACGGCGGTTCTCGCGTGCGCGCCGGGCGGGCTGAGCGAACTTGCCGTTCTGGCGGTCAAGGAGCGGGCGGACGTCCCGACCGTCACCGTCATCCACCTCGTTCGGGTACTGCTGGTCGTCCTGGTGGCGCTCCCGGCCCTCGTCCTCGTCCTGGGCCGGTCGGCATGA
- a CDS encoding tripartite tricarboxylate transporter permease has protein sequence MLDAAFSALGNLFALSNLIFLLLGVGSGLVIGMIPGLGGTGAVAMLLPFVFALEPTQALALIIGAVAVVHTSDTIASVLLGIPGSASASVLMLDGHQMAKKGQGARALSIAFMSSMIGGLLGALGLTLSIPVARPLVLSFGAPELFMLTLLGVSLTAVLSRGNMVKGLLAGAFGLLLGGIGAAPAAADYRFTFGSLFLSEGLDLVAVALGIFGIAEIVTLVGTRSSVATGSGLGSGWRTGLRDVLHHWRHVIRGALVGMWAGVLPGLGATAGTWMAYGQARATTRKETKKTFGKGDPRGIIAPESANNSVEAGDLIPTLLFGIPGGAPAALLLGALLAFNIEPGPAIITKDLDIVYTIIWSFALASILGAAACFLLSRPLAKLSFVRFPVLAGGLIVVLFTAGFQESEQIALLQVMLLLGALGWVMKVCGIPRAPFLIGFVLSLPMERYYFLTANLYKFDQWIVRPWVLVLLGVLVVPTVFSLVKKVRARRDPEAADDPDEEVGEGPQPPGIWGVVVPAAFLAVFVAAFVISRGYSSQARLVPGLVTVVGAAMAATALVIGILALRRAGAREESEREAWVVEWRAVLRSFGWLVVFIVLTYVLGVLLAALVFLPLFLRRVAEMSWRAIAVYTVCTVAALGALAAFADIALPIGYLTPVGLL, from the coding sequence ATGCTAGACGCCGCGTTCAGCGCGCTGGGCAACCTCTTCGCCCTGTCGAACTTGATATTCCTGCTGCTGGGCGTCGGCTCCGGCCTGGTCATCGGCATGATTCCCGGACTCGGCGGCACGGGTGCGGTGGCGATGCTGCTGCCGTTCGTCTTCGCGCTGGAGCCGACGCAGGCGCTCGCCCTCATCATCGGCGCCGTCGCGGTCGTCCACACCTCCGACACCATCGCCTCGGTGCTGCTGGGCATACCCGGCTCCGCCTCCGCGAGTGTGCTGATGCTCGACGGACATCAGATGGCGAAGAAGGGGCAGGGCGCGCGGGCGCTGTCGATCGCCTTCATGTCATCGATGATCGGCGGGCTGCTCGGCGCTCTCGGGCTGACGCTGTCGATACCCGTCGCCCGCCCGCTGGTTCTCAGCTTCGGCGCCCCCGAACTGTTCATGCTGACGCTGCTCGGCGTATCGCTGACCGCGGTGCTCTCGCGCGGAAACATGGTCAAGGGGCTGCTCGCGGGCGCGTTCGGGCTGCTGCTCGGCGGGATCGGCGCGGCACCCGCGGCGGCCGACTACCGCTTCACCTTCGGCTCGCTCTTCCTGTCCGAGGGCCTCGACCTGGTGGCCGTGGCCCTGGGCATCTTCGGCATCGCCGAGATCGTCACGCTGGTGGGCACCCGCTCCAGCGTCGCCACCGGGTCCGGACTCGGCAGCGGCTGGCGGACGGGCCTGCGCGACGTGCTGCACCACTGGCGCCACGTCATACGCGGGGCCCTCGTGGGGATGTGGGCCGGTGTCCTGCCGGGACTGGGCGCCACCGCGGGGACGTGGATGGCGTACGGGCAGGCGAGGGCGACCACCCGCAAGGAGACCAAGAAGACCTTCGGCAAGGGGGATCCCCGCGGGATCATCGCGCCGGAGAGCGCCAACAACTCCGTCGAGGCCGGGGACCTGATCCCCACGCTGCTGTTCGGGATTCCCGGAGGAGCGCCCGCGGCCCTGCTCCTGGGCGCGCTGCTGGCCTTCAACATCGAGCCGGGGCCGGCGATCATCACCAAGGACCTCGACATCGTCTACACGATCATCTGGTCCTTCGCGCTTGCCAGCATCCTCGGGGCGGCGGCCTGCTTCCTGCTGAGCCGTCCACTGGCGAAGCTCAGCTTCGTGCGGTTCCCGGTGCTGGCCGGCGGGCTCATCGTCGTACTGTTCACGGCCGGCTTCCAGGAGTCCGAGCAGATCGCGCTGCTCCAGGTCATGCTCCTGCTGGGCGCCCTCGGGTGGGTCATGAAGGTGTGCGGTATCCCGAGGGCGCCTTTCCTGATCGGCTTCGTGCTGAGCCTGCCGATGGAGCGCTACTACTTCCTCACCGCGAACCTCTACAAGTTCGACCAGTGGATCGTGCGCCCATGGGTCCTGGTACTTCTCGGCGTGCTCGTCGTACCGACAGTCTTCTCCCTGGTGAAGAAGGTGCGCGCCCGCCGCGACCCGGAGGCGGCCGACGATCCGGACGAAGAGGTGGGCGAGGGACCGCAACCGCCGGGGATCTGGGGCGTCGTGGTCCCGGCCGCCTTCCTCGCGGTCTTCGTCGCGGCGTTCGTGATCTCCCGCGGTTACAGCAGCCAGGCGCGGCTCGTGCCGGGACTGGTGACGGTGGTCGGAGCAGCGATGGCCGCGACGGCACTCGTCATCGGCATCCTCGCCCTGCGGCGGGCCGGGGCACGGGAGGAGTCCGAGCGTGAGGCGTGGGTCGTCGAATGGCGCGCCGTGCTGCGGTCGTTCGGATGGCTCGTCGTGTTCATCGTGCTGACCTACGTCCTCGGCGTGCTCCTTGCGGCACTGGTGTTCCTGCCGCTGTTCCTGCGCCGTGTGGCCGAGATGAGCTGGCGCGCCATCGCGGTCTACACCGTGTGCACGGTCGCGGCGCTCGGCGCTCTGGCGGCCTTCGCCGACATCGCCCTGCCCATCGGCTACCTCACGCCGGTCGGGCTCCTGTGA
- a CDS encoding Bug family tripartite tricarboxylate transporter substrate binding protein: MSRKPMARIRVTVVVAAAGLGLGACGNPQGVGDDGKTDAGAKVPSRVEMVIPYDEGGGTDTWARFLAPYLKKHTAGGPTFLPENKPGGESITGSNEFVRSGGTDGKEVLVTSGTTYYQALLKRPEVEFDFSKMRPLIMNGSGGVIYTSPKSGIKSAKDLAKSKKKLKYGGISATGLDMTMLQAMDVLKKPVDATFGFEGRETALLAYQRGEVDIDYQTTSAYKTQVEPLVKKDKAVPLMSFGVIKDGKVVRDPNVPDLPTVEEFYKKMYGKKPSGSAYDSYRAFLVPGCTYQKGLWANEDTPDSIVKAYWSSVDKLKKDKKFSEKSGEVLGGYPLYSGEKGEKQIQKAFEIDPSARKYALDMLEREYGEKLGGT, from the coding sequence ATGAGCCGCAAACCGATGGCACGAATACGCGTAACCGTGGTGGTGGCCGCGGCCGGCCTCGGGCTCGGAGCCTGCGGCAACCCGCAAGGCGTCGGGGACGACGGCAAGACCGACGCGGGGGCGAAGGTCCCGTCACGCGTCGAGATGGTCATCCCCTACGACGAGGGCGGCGGCACCGACACCTGGGCGCGCTTCCTCGCGCCGTATCTGAAGAAGCACACCGCCGGCGGTCCGACGTTCCTGCCGGAGAACAAGCCGGGCGGCGAGAGCATCACCGGCTCCAACGAGTTCGTGCGCTCGGGCGGGACCGACGGCAAGGAGGTCCTGGTCACCTCCGGGACCACCTACTACCAGGCACTGCTCAAGCGTCCCGAGGTCGAGTTCGACTTCTCCAAGATGCGGCCGCTGATCATGAACGGCTCGGGCGGCGTCATCTACACCTCGCCGAAGTCCGGCATCAAGAGCGCGAAGGATCTGGCGAAGTCCAAGAAGAAGCTCAAGTACGGCGGCATCAGTGCCACCGGCCTCGACATGACGATGCTTCAGGCGATGGACGTGCTGAAGAAGCCCGTCGACGCCACGTTCGGCTTCGAGGGACGTGAGACGGCGCTGCTGGCCTACCAGCGCGGCGAGGTCGACATCGACTACCAGACCACCTCCGCCTACAAGACCCAGGTGGAGCCGCTGGTCAAGAAGGACAAGGCCGTTCCGCTGATGTCCTTCGGCGTCATCAAGGACGGGAAGGTCGTGCGCGACCCGAACGTGCCCGACCTGCCGACGGTCGAGGAGTTCTACAAGAAGATGTACGGCAAGAAGCCCTCCGGGTCCGCCTACGACTCGTACAGGGCCTTCCTCGTCCCCGGCTGCACGTACCAGAAGGGCCTGTGGGCGAACGAGGACACCCCCGACTCGATCGTGAAGGCCTACTGGAGCTCGGTCGACAAGCTGAAGAAGGACAAGAAGTTCTCCGAGAAGAGCGGCGAAGTGCTCGGCGGCTACCCCCTCTACTCCGGTGAGAAGGGGGAGAAGCAGATCCAGAAGGCGTTCGAGATCGATCCCTCCGCCCGCAAGTACGCCCTCGACATGCTCGAGCGCGAGTACGGCGAGAAGCTCGGCGGAACCTGA
- a CDS encoding 2-methylaconitate cis-trans isomerase PrpF family protein: MQVPAVLMRGGTSRGLFFHESDLPADPELRDRFILAAYGSPDPYRRQVDGVGGATSATSKVAIIADGSHLGVDVTYEFGQVSIDRPLVDRTGTCGNMSAAVGIFAVDEGLVPATDPVTQVKFLNINTGKAVTAHVPTRDGRFDPAGDFAMPGVPGTGSSIRLDYLHPGGAVTGSLLPTGQTVDKVEVPGIGTVEMSVVDAANPLLFVRWEALGLTGRELPDEIDSDPELLARLELVRASAGVHIGTATSAGDATKRTPSVPKLALVGPPCDYPLPDGRVQSPAGQTLRASMMSMGRLHRSYALSGAICTAVAAAIPGTLVSQVARAGSPDDEIRIAHPSGVLPMTAQVERNGEGWAVPVVSGYRTGRRLMAGEVLVPDERVASPA; this comes from the coding sequence ATGCAGGTACCGGCGGTACTGATGCGGGGCGGCACCAGCCGGGGACTGTTCTTCCACGAGTCGGATCTTCCCGCCGACCCGGAGCTGCGCGACCGGTTCATCCTGGCCGCGTACGGCAGCCCCGATCCGTACCGCAGGCAGGTCGACGGCGTCGGCGGGGCAACCTCCGCCACCAGCAAGGTGGCGATCATCGCCGACGGCAGTCACCTCGGGGTCGACGTGACGTACGAGTTCGGGCAGGTCTCGATCGACCGGCCGCTGGTGGACAGGACGGGCACCTGCGGCAACATGTCCGCCGCCGTCGGGATCTTCGCCGTCGACGAGGGTCTGGTCCCGGCGACGGACCCCGTCACGCAGGTGAAGTTCCTCAACATCAACACCGGCAAGGCGGTCACCGCCCACGTGCCCACCCGCGACGGCCGGTTCGATCCGGCGGGCGACTTCGCGATGCCCGGCGTCCCCGGGACGGGCTCCAGCATCCGGCTCGACTACCTGCACCCCGGCGGCGCCGTCACCGGCTCGCTGCTGCCCACGGGACAGACGGTCGACAAGGTGGAGGTTCCCGGCATCGGGACCGTCGAGATGTCCGTCGTCGACGCAGCCAACCCGCTGCTGTTCGTGAGGTGGGAGGCCCTGGGCCTGACTGGCAGGGAACTCCCCGACGAGATCGACTCCGACCCCGAACTGCTCGCCCGGCTCGAACTCGTCCGCGCCTCCGCGGGCGTGCACATCGGGACGGCGACCTCGGCCGGTGACGCCACGAAGCGGACCCCCTCGGTCCCGAAGCTGGCCCTCGTCGGACCGCCGTGCGACTATCCCCTGCCGGACGGCAGGGTGCAGAGTCCCGCGGGCCAGACGCTGCGGGCGTCGATGATGTCGATGGGCAGGCTCCACCGGTCCTATGCGCTCAGCGGGGCCATCTGCACCGCCGTCGCCGCGGCGATCCCCGGGACGCTCGTCTCCCAGGTCGCCCGGGCCGGCTCCCCTGACGACGAGATCCGAATAGCTCATCCCTCGGGCGTGCTTCCGATGACCGCCCAGGTCGAGCGCAACGGCGAGGGATGGGCCGTGCCCGTCGTCTCCGGCTACCGCACGGGACGGCGGCTCATGGCCGGAGAGGTCCTCGTGCCCGACGAGAGGGTCGCCTCTCCCGCGTAG
- a CDS encoding LysR family transcriptional regulator — protein sequence MHVDIGRSRLLAAVARYGSMTAAADRLAYTPSAVSQQIRKLETELGLRVLARHAKGVDLTDAGRAVVEHVAGIERQLAALREQLEDIRGARAGTLRLGTFPTFGASLLPFAITSFTSRHPGVSLSVRSARLTGLLDLLHSREIEMAVLWDYEWSRLDEPGLSVHELLADPTRLVVSRSHRLADRDAVGVDELAEERWITRADHHPVVEVLLRTCQSAGYEPAVAFEAHDYQEAQAMVAAGLGVALVPQLALSGVREDVRVLGLGGQAPSRRIMLASSADRAPSPVGTAMARILRQVVREGGWNREAPAS from the coding sequence GTGCATGTCGACATCGGACGGTCGAGGCTGCTGGCCGCGGTCGCGCGGTACGGGTCGATGACCGCCGCCGCCGACCGGCTCGCCTACACGCCCTCGGCCGTCTCCCAGCAGATCCGCAAGCTGGAGACCGAGCTGGGCCTGCGGGTCCTCGCCCGTCATGCCAAAGGGGTGGACCTCACCGACGCGGGGCGCGCGGTGGTCGAGCACGTCGCCGGGATCGAACGTCAACTGGCGGCGCTGCGTGAGCAGTTGGAGGACATCCGCGGCGCACGTGCGGGCACGCTGCGGCTCGGCACCTTCCCCACCTTCGGAGCCTCGCTGCTGCCCTTCGCGATCACGAGCTTCACCTCACGCCACCCCGGCGTCTCGCTCTCCGTGCGCAGCGCCCGCCTCACCGGGCTGCTCGACCTGCTCCACTCGCGGGAGATCGAGATGGCCGTCCTCTGGGACTACGAGTGGTCCCGGCTGGACGAGCCGGGCCTCAGCGTCCACGAGCTGCTCGCCGACCCGACGCGGCTGGTCGTCTCGCGCAGCCACCGCCTTGCCGACCGGGACGCCGTCGGCGTCGACGAGCTCGCCGAGGAGCGCTGGATCACGCGGGCCGACCACCATCCCGTGGTCGAGGTGCTGCTGAGGACGTGCCAGTCGGCCGGCTACGAACCGGCGGTCGCCTTCGAGGCGCACGACTACCAGGAGGCCCAGGCGATGGTGGCCGCGGGCCTGGGCGTCGCGCTCGTGCCTCAACTGGCCCTGAGCGGAGTGCGCGAGGACGTGCGCGTCCTCGGACTCGGCGGCCAGGCACCGTCGCGGCGGATCATGCTCGCCAGCTCCGCCGACCGTGCTCCGTCCCCGGTGGGGACGGCGATGGCGAGGATCCTGCGGCAGGTGGTGCGCGAGGGCGGCTGGAACCGCGAGGCACCGGCCTCGTGA
- a CDS encoding winged helix-turn-helix domain-containing protein: MSAGTRTVSVGAEIELSAREARGVALAAQGLGLGRRRPNGRIDARRLRRAIDDVGLLQLDSVNVLCRSHYMPLFSRLGPYPRATLDRLASHADTAAGAATRAGRDRALFEYWGHEASLLPVELQPLLRWRMARAEKFAEKPARLLAAEKPELLQSVLRTVGERGPVRAAELATPVRRPKNPWYNWSEAKIALDYLFFAGLVCADHRVRFERRYDLPERVLPKAVLDAPTPPEDEAQRQLLLIAAARLGVATEPDLGDYFRLPRKESKARLTELVEAGALDPARVEGWSAPAYVTAGRLPAPVREARALLTPFDPLVWSRPRTERVFGFRHRIELYTPAAKRVHGYYVLPFLLGDGLVARIDVKSDRAAGVLRVLGAFAEPGADPGAVAVQLADELRLLARWLDLEDVSVAGKGDLAGKLAKAVTSAQEPPHTHTAGQVHQP; encoded by the coding sequence GTGAGCGCCGGAACAAGGACGGTGAGCGTGGGCGCCGAGATCGAGCTGAGTGCACGTGAGGCGCGGGGCGTCGCACTCGCAGCGCAGGGCCTGGGCCTGGGCCGACGGCGGCCGAACGGCCGGATCGACGCCCGCCGGCTGCGGCGTGCGATCGACGACGTCGGCCTGCTTCAGCTGGACTCGGTCAACGTCCTCTGCCGCTCTCACTACATGCCGCTCTTCTCCCGGCTCGGCCCCTACCCGCGGGCCACCCTCGACCGCCTGGCCTCGCACGCTGACACCGCCGCCGGAGCCGCAACGCGTGCCGGCCGCGACCGCGCCCTGTTCGAGTACTGGGGACACGAAGCTTCGCTGCTGCCGGTCGAGTTGCAGCCGCTGCTGCGCTGGCGGATGGCGCGGGCGGAGAAGTTCGCCGAGAAACCGGCCCGCCTCCTGGCCGCGGAGAAGCCCGAGCTGCTCCAGTCGGTCCTGCGCACCGTGGGCGAGCGGGGGCCCGTCCGTGCCGCCGAGCTCGCCACGCCGGTACGCAGGCCCAAGAACCCTTGGTACAACTGGAGCGAGGCCAAGATCGCACTCGACTACCTCTTCTTCGCCGGCCTCGTCTGCGCCGACCACCGTGTCCGATTCGAGCGCCGTTACGACCTCCCTGAGCGGGTGCTGCCGAAGGCCGTCCTCGACGCCCCGACCCCGCCCGAGGACGAGGCGCAGCGGCAGCTGCTACTGATCGCAGCGGCACGCCTCGGCGTCGCCACCGAACCCGACCTCGGTGACTACTTCCGCCTGCCGCGGAAGGAGTCCAAGGCGCGGCTGACCGAACTGGTCGAGGCCGGTGCCCTCGACCCGGCCCGGGTCGAGGGCTGGAGCGCCCCTGCCTACGTCACGGCGGGACGGCTCCCGGCGCCCGTGCGCGAAGCGCGCGCCCTGTTGACGCCCTTCGACCCGCTGGTCTGGTCGCGGCCACGCACCGAACGGGTCTTCGGCTTCCGCCACCGGATCGAGCTCTACACCCCGGCGGCCAAGCGGGTCCACGGTTACTACGTGCTTCCGTTCCTCCTCGGCGACGGTCTTGTGGCACGGATCGATGTCAAGAGCGACCGCGCTGCGGGGGTCCTGCGGGTGCTCGGCGCGTTCGCCGAGCCGGGGGCCGATCCCGGCGCGGTGGCTGTGCAACTGGCGGACGAGCTGCGGCTGCTCGCCCGCTGGCTCGACCTCGAAGACGTCTCGGTGGCGGGGAAAGGCGACCTCGCCGGGAAGCTGGCGAAGGCGGTCACCAGCGCTCAGGAACCTCCGCACACCCACACCGCCGGGCAGGTTCATCAGCCCTGA
- a CDS encoding dihydrofolate reductase family protein codes for MRKITAGLFISLDGVVEAPDQWHFPYFNDEMGAAVDATLGSADTVLLGRRTYDSFAGAWPEREAAGGEDAGFAKKLGDARKIVVSNQQLAFTWRNSEQLTGELAEAVTALKNEPGGNIAMSGSVSVVRQLLAAGLLDELHLLVHPIAVRKGMRLFDEGETAIPLRLVSSEAFRTGVLNLVYAPDGTVDDATYDDAKGHLPQG; via the coding sequence ATGAGGAAGATCACCGCTGGGTTGTTCATCTCGCTGGACGGAGTGGTGGAGGCCCCAGACCAGTGGCACTTCCCGTACTTCAACGACGAGATGGGTGCCGCCGTCGACGCGACCCTGGGGTCGGCCGACACCGTCCTCCTCGGCCGCAGGACCTACGACAGCTTCGCCGGCGCGTGGCCGGAGCGTGAGGCGGCGGGGGGCGAGGACGCCGGTTTCGCCAAGAAGCTCGGCGACGCACGCAAGATCGTCGTCTCGAATCAGCAACTCGCCTTCACCTGGCGGAACTCCGAGCAGCTGACGGGCGAACTCGCCGAGGCCGTCACGGCGTTGAAGAACGAGCCGGGCGGCAACATCGCCATGAGCGGTTCCGTCTCCGTCGTCCGCCAGCTGCTCGCCGCCGGACTGCTGGACGAGCTGCACCTCCTCGTGCACCCGATCGCGGTCCGCAAGGGCATGCGCCTCTTCGACGAGGGCGAGACCGCGATCCCCTTGCGACTGGTCTCGTCGGAGGCGTTCCGGACCGGCGTGCTGAACCTTGTCTACGCCCCGGACGGGACGGTCGACGACGCCACGTACGACGACGCCAAGGGGCACCTGCCTCAGGGCTGA
- a CDS encoding ATP-binding SpoIIE family protein phosphatase: MATPATAVLDEQGKVTAWSEGARRLSGHRREEVVGRDAAGLLSGDADQPEGPAPGSRIWSGHAVLRHRNGFDVRVALLARRRETPFGSDWLVVRVAESRLRPYRDDALMRWAFGEFPCILAIFDTNLLLVRANPDMERAVGLTEEQLQGLRPSEMLSSQPEPGSVEEAMHEAVRKDERRHLRMFLWVPGEDREHAWSVWVAPAKDEGGRLRGVCFTAQDQTEQYAAQQRLLVLNKAGTRIGTTLDISRTAQQLADVAVPEFADFASVDLLTFLERGEEPPPGPRAGPVALRRAGQRSSRSGKPEDLVVPGDVITYPQLSALVESLEGRRTTTPDASRDLLTRWSPQDPERAARLRTQGIHSVMVVPMRARGLLLGVTVFMRHRHPEPFNEDDMLLAEELTARAGVSLDNARRYIAERNRAETLQRDLLPQRLPELSAIETAARYLPAREQAGVGGDWFDVIPLSSARVALVVGDVVGHGLQASGAMARFRTAVRALADMGLPPDELLTRLDDMVTRLSDEDGAAGAKYIGATCLYAVYDPVSRLCTAACAGHPVPLVVGPSGEAEVVDLPIGPPLGIGGMPFEASESELPEGSVLAFYTNGLIESRDRDIDEGIELFRQTLAGTPPSLEAACNHVVATLLRDPPRDDAALLLARTRALSPEQVATWELPADPAVVARIRGDVEGQLGRWELDDLAFSTEVVVSELVTNAIRYGQSPLQLRLIHDRELICEVSDAGIAAPHLRPANLMDEGGRGLLLVAQLCRRWGVRYGPQGKTIWAEQSSPGDHPHPLAM, translated from the coding sequence GTGGCGACTCCCGCCACGGCCGTCCTCGACGAGCAGGGCAAGGTGACCGCGTGGAGCGAGGGTGCCCGGCGCCTGTCCGGCCATCGCCGCGAGGAGGTCGTCGGACGCGATGCCGCCGGGCTGCTGTCGGGGGACGCCGATCAGCCGGAGGGGCCGGCGCCGGGCAGCCGCATCTGGAGCGGGCACGCCGTACTGCGGCACCGGAACGGCTTCGATGTGCGCGTGGCACTCCTCGCCCGCCGCCGCGAGACGCCCTTCGGCTCCGACTGGCTCGTGGTGCGGGTCGCCGAATCACGGCTGCGCCCGTACCGGGACGACGCCTTGATGAGGTGGGCGTTCGGCGAATTCCCCTGCATCCTCGCGATCTTCGACACGAATCTGCTGCTGGTGAGGGCGAACCCCGACATGGAGCGCGCCGTCGGTCTCACCGAGGAGCAGCTGCAGGGCCTGCGTCCCTCGGAGATGCTCTCGTCGCAGCCCGAGCCCGGCAGCGTCGAAGAGGCCATGCACGAGGCCGTACGGAAGGACGAACGCCGGCATCTGCGCATGTTCCTGTGGGTGCCGGGCGAGGACCGCGAGCACGCCTGGTCGGTGTGGGTCGCACCCGCCAAGGACGAGGGCGGCCGGCTGCGCGGCGTGTGCTTCACCGCGCAGGATCAGACGGAACAGTACGCGGCACAGCAGCGGCTGCTGGTGCTCAACAAGGCCGGCACGCGCATCGGGACCACCCTCGACATCAGCCGCACCGCGCAGCAGCTCGCGGACGTCGCGGTCCCCGAGTTCGCGGACTTCGCCAGCGTCGACCTGCTCACGTTCCTCGAACGCGGCGAGGAACCGCCCCCCGGTCCCCGTGCCGGACCCGTCGCCCTGCGCCGTGCCGGCCAGCGGTCCTCGAGGAGCGGGAAGCCCGAGGACCTGGTCGTGCCCGGTGACGTGATCACCTACCCGCAGCTCTCGGCCCTCGTCGAGTCGCTGGAGGGCAGAAGGACGACGACCCCTGATGCCAGCCGGGACCTGCTCACCCGGTGGTCGCCCCAGGACCCCGAGCGGGCCGCCCGGCTGCGCACGCAGGGGATCCACTCCGTGATGGTCGTGCCGATGCGCGCCCGCGGCCTGCTCCTCGGGGTCACCGTCTTCATGCGCCACCGGCACCCGGAGCCGTTCAACGAGGACGACATGCTGCTCGCCGAGGAGCTCACCGCGCGTGCGGGGGTGTCCCTCGACAACGCGCGGCGCTACATCGCCGAACGCAACAGGGCCGAGACCCTCCAACGTGACCTGCTGCCGCAGCGGTTGCCGGAGCTGAGCGCGATCGAGACGGCCGCCCGCTACCTGCCCGCCAGGGAGCAGGCGGGTGTGGGCGGCGACTGGTTCGACGTGATCCCGCTGTCCAGCGCCCGCGTCGCCCTCGTCGTCGGCGACGTCGTGGGCCACGGCCTCCAGGCCTCGGGCGCCATGGCCCGGTTCCGCACGGCCGTACGGGCCCTGGCGGACATGGGGCTCCCGCCCGACGAACTGCTCACCCGCCTCGACGACATGGTCACGCGCCTGTCGGACGAGGACGGTGCCGCGGGCGCGAAGTACATCGGTGCGACCTGCCTCTACGCCGTGTACGACCCGGTCTCCCGGCTCTGCACCGCCGCATGCGCAGGCCACCCCGTGCCCCTGGTCGTGGGGCCGTCGGGGGAGGCGGAGGTCGTCGACCTCCCCATCGGGCCTCCACTGGGCATCGGCGGCATGCCGTTCGAAGCGTCCGAGAGCGAGCTGCCGGAAGGCAGCGTGCTGGCCTTCTACACCAACGGCCTGATCGAGTCGCGTGACCGGGACATCGACGAAGGGATCGAACTGTTCCGGCAGACGCTGGCCGGGACACCCCCCTCCCTGGAGGCGGCGTGCAACCACGTCGTCGCGACGTTGCTCCGCGATCCTCCGCGGGACGATGCGGCGCTCCTCCTCGCCCGCACCCGCGCCCTGAGCCCGGAGCAGGTGGCCACCTGGGAGCTCCCGGCGGACCCCGCGGTCGTCGCGCGGATCCGCGGCGACGTCGAGGGCCAGCTCGGCCGCTGGGAGCTGGACGACCTGGCGTTCAGCACGGAGGTGGTGGTCAGCGAGCTGGTCACCAACGCGATCCGCTACGGCCAGTCGCCGCTCCAGCTGAGGCTGATCCACGACCGGGAACTGATCTGCGAGGTCTCCGACGCCGGCATCGCGGCCCCGCACCTGCGCCCGGCCAACCTCATGGACGAGGGCGGACGCGGCCTGCTCCTCGTCGCGCAGCTGTGCCGTCGCTGGGGCGTGCGGTACGGCCCGCAGGGCAAGACGATCTGGGCGGAACAGAGTTCACCGGGCGACCATCCGCATCCGCTGGCGATGTGA